The Coffea arabica cultivar ET-39 chromosome 3c, Coffea Arabica ET-39 HiFi, whole genome shotgun sequence genome contains a region encoding:
- the LOC140037736 gene encoding trans-resveratrol di-O-methyltransferase-like, which translates to MDLARNIVDHTGELFQAQAHIWNHIFNFINSMSVKCAIQLGIPDVIHKHGQPMTLDQLIDALPIKNAKAPFVYRLMQILIHSGFFIEAKIPGNENDNQKGYLLTSASELLLKSNPFSMTPFLLAILDPTLTDPWHHLSQWFQNSDETPFYTCHGSSLYDLASHEPRLNQFFNEAVASDTRLVSSVVTKDCKHVFEGLNSLVDVGGGTGTFAKAIADAFPRLKCTVLDLPHVVDGLESSENLAYVGGNMFEAIPPADAVLMKWILIDWSDDECVQILKKCKEAIPSKEKGGKVIIVEMFCKSQQKGDDDHEAIETQLFFDMAAMVLVKGRQRNEKDWAKLFTEAGFSDYKITAVLGLRSIIEVYHN; encoded by the exons atggatTTGGCTAGAAATATTGTTGATCATACTGGTGAGCTTTTTCAAGCACAAGCTCACATATGGAACCATATATTCAACTTCATAAATTCTATGTCCGTCAAATGTGCAATTCAATTAGGCATTCCAGACGTTATTCACAAACATGGCCAGCCGATGACCCTTGATCAATTGATTGATGCTCTTCCCATCAAGAATGCAAAAGCCCCTTTCGTTTATCGTCTCATGCAGATTTTGATCCACTCAGGCTTCTTCATTGAAGCAAAGATTCCTGGAAATGAGAATGATAATCAAAAGGGTTATCTGCTTACTTCTGCTTCTGAACTCCTTTTAAAGAGTAACCCTTTTAGCATGACGCCGTTTTTACTAGCCATTCTCGATCCCACCTTGACTGATCCATGGCACCATCTCAGCCAGTGGTTTCAGAATAGTGATGAAACCCCGTTTTATACTTGCCATGGCAGCTCACTTTATGATCTTGCAAGCCATGAGCCGCGGCTTAATCAATTCTTTAACGAAGCAGTGGCTAGTGATACCCGGCTGGTTAGTAGCGTGGTGACCAAAGATTGTAAGCATGTTTTTGAGGGTTTGAATTCATTGGTAGATGTTGGAGGTGGAACTGGAACCTTTGCTAAGGCAATTGCTGATGCTTTCCCTCGCCTGAAATGCACTGTGCTTGATCTTCCTCATGTTGTTGATGGCTTGGAGAGTAGTGAGAACTTGGCCTATGTTGGAGGTAACATGTTTGAAGCCATTCCTCCTGCAGATGCTGTTTTAATGAAG TGGATATTGATTGATTGGAGCGATGATGAGTGTGTACAAATACTAAAAAAATGTAAAGAAGCAATTCCTAGCAAGGAAAAAGGAGGCAAAGTGATAATTGTTGAAATGTTCTGCAAAAGCCAGCAGAAAGGGGATGATGATCATGAGGCGATTGAGACCCAACTGTTCTTTGATATGGCAGCGATGGTTCTAGTCAAAGGAAGGCAAAGAAATGAGAAAGATTGGGCGAAACTTTTCACGGAGGCAGGCTTCAGTGACTATAAGATAACTGCAGTATTGGGCTTGAGATCTATCATTGAGGTTTATCATAATTAA